CAAGACCTATTCGAGGGGTTCAAAATGGTTGCCGCGCTAGCAGAACCAGACAACAACCCAGGAACTTACGACAGCGACTACGACGTGAACACAGACCCCGAACAGCAGCAGTAAAAGGGGCCGTAGCAGCACACCACGACCCCTACAGCGACCCCCTGGAACGAGAACGCGCCGCCATCCAGCGACATCGGCACACCAGCACCCGCAGGCGCGGAATCACGCACCGGCTAACCGTCCCCGCGATACATACCACCGACCACGCGGCAGCGCTTATCGGTCAGGTTTCTACCGCAGGACATATACAGCGACGTTAGGCTAGTCCCGTGACTTCACCTGCCCCTCGCCGCCCGGACCGCTCAGAGATGCGGCACAACCTCGACCGATTCAAGCTCCACTGGCGCACCCGCCTCGACAGCTGGACTGCCGCCGACCAAGGGGCGATTGAGAAGAAGTATGCCCAGTCGTTCTGGTCAGATTTCCTCGCCTGCTTTGGTATCCCTGCCACGCGCATGGACTTGTTCGAGCAGGATGCCCGCCGCGGCTCAAGTGGCAACACCGGTTACATCGACCTGTTCTGGCCGTCGGTGGTCATCGGCGAGGCGAAGAAGCCAGGCGTCGACCTCCAAATTGCGGTCGACCAAGCCCGCGACTATCTCCAAGGCGGGTCTGTCTCCGACACTGAGCAGCCCCGCTACATCGTCGCCACCGACTTCGAGACTTTCCGCCTGCTGCGTCTCGGCGCTCCGGAGTACCGCTTCGACATCGCCTTTCCCCTCGCCGAGGTCACCGACCATGTCGATGAATTGAAGTTCCTCGCAGGCTACGACGACACCATGACCCGCGAGGAAGAAGAAGCGGCGTCCATCAAGGCGTCGAAAGTCATGGCCAACTTGTTCACTGCCATGGCAGGTGACGACGTAGACGAAAACGTCGCCGACGCCGCGCCGACGAACCCGGAGGACGAGGACGCGGATGTTCAACGAACATCGGTGTTCCTCACCCGTCTGCTGTTCTTGCTTTACGGCGACGATGCCGGCCTGTGGGAGCAGGACTTGTTCTACCGTTTCGTACTCGAGAGCACGACAAGTGAGAACCTCGGCTCACAGCTCGACGCGTTGTTCGATGTGCTCAACACCCCGGAGGGAAAGCGGCGTCGTGTCCCGGAGGCGATGGCCGCATTCCCCTACGTCAACGGTTCACTGTTTGACCGGGCGGGTGAGCTGCGCACCACGACGTTTTTCAGCCCCGAGATGCGCCATGCCCTGCTCGATGCCTGTCGTTTCCGGTGGACGGACATTTCCCCCGCTATCTTCGGTTCCCTGTTCCAGCTGGTGAAGTCCAAGGAAGCACGACGCGGTGATGGTGAGCACTATACCTCCGAGAAAAACATCCTGAAAACCCTGGGCCCGCTGTTCCTCGACGAACTGCGTGCCGAAGCTGACCGGTTGATCGCGGCCAAGACGGGTAGTGCGAAGAAGCAGGCGGAGAACCTCAAAGTATTCCTCGACCAGCTCGCCACCCACGTGTTCATCGACCCTGCCTGCGGGTCTGGAAACTTTCTCATCGTCGCCTACCGCGAACTGCGTCGCATAGAGACGGACTTAATCGTGGCTATCCGGCAGCGCGAGGGACTGACCGAGGACGCGCTGAACATTACGTGGGAGCAAAAACTTTCCATCGGCCAGTTCTACGGCATCGAGTTGAACTGGTGGCCGGCGAAGATCGCCGAGACTGCCATGTTCTTGGTCGATCATCAGGCCAACCGGGAGCTGGCCGATGCGGTGGGCATGGCCCCGGAGCGCTTGCCCATCACGATTACCGCGCATGTCCACCATGGCAACGCCCTGGCCGTGGACTGGGCGGACTTCGTGCCAGAGGTCACCGGACAGACCTACGTGTTCGGCAACCCACCGTTTCGTGGGGATGGGCGGGAGAAAGAGCAGCAGGCAGACCTGGCACGGGTGTGGGCTGGGAAGACCGCCGCCCTTTCGCGCCTGGACTTTGTGACTGGCTGGCATGCTAAGAGCTTGGATCTGTTAGCCAACCGACGTGGTTCTTTCGCTTTCGTGACGACGAACTCCATCGTGCAAGGCGATCAAGTGCCGCGTCTGTTCGGCCCGATCTTTAAGGCGGGCTGGCGTATCCGTTTTGCTCACCGCACGTTTTCGTGGGACTCCGAGGCTCCCGGCAAGGCGGCTGTTCACTGCGTCATTGTCGGTTTTGACCGTGCTAATGAACCGCGCCCTCGGTTGTGGGACTACCCGAGGATGAAAGCAGAACCAGTAGAAGTTCCGGTAGAGCGCGCGATCAACGCCTACCTCGTGGACGGGCCTAACGTGCTCGTCGAGAAAGAATCAAAGCCTATCTCACCTGTAGTCGAGAAAACAGCCTATGGTTCCAAGCCGACTGATGGTGGGCATCTGATCGTTGAACCACACGAGTTCGACGAAGTTACGGCTGACCCCATCGCCGCGAAGTATGTCCACCGCTACGTTGGCGCCCGCGAGCTACTGCATGGGGAGCAACGATGGTGCCTGTGGCTCGATGGGGCTGACCCGGATGACATTGCCCGTTCCCCGATCCTCAAACAGCGAGTGGAAGCGGTCCGGGACTTCCGCGCAGTGTCAAAAGCGGCCAGCACGCGAGATTTTGCGCAGTTCCCGAGCCTTTTCCGCCAGCGAGCCAAGATGCATACGGAATACCTGTCGATACCCATCCATGTCAGTGAACTTCGACGATATTACCCTGTTGAGCGTTTTGGCCCTGATGTCATTTCGAGTAATGCGAACTTCCAACTCGCCGACCCGACTGGTGTGCAGTTCGGGTTGATTTCGTCCTCGATGTTCATCACCTGGCAGAAGACAGTGGGCGGCCGGTTAGAATCGCGGTTACGCTTCGGTTCAACGTTGACGTGGTACACGTTTCCGATCCCTGATTTGGACGACTCCTCGCGCCAGCGCATCATCGCTGCGGGTGAGAAAGTCCTCGCTGCGCGCGAGCTGTATCCTGGACGCTCCCTGGCGCAGCACTACAACCCACTAGCGATGGACCCCGCCCTGGTCAAGGCGCACGACGCTCTCGACCGGGAGGTGGACAAGGCGATGGGGGCGCCACGCAAGCTCACTACGGAGCGACAGCGGCAAGAGCTACTGTTCGCCAACTACGGTACGCTAACCGCTACGGAGTAGGGACGCCACTTTGAAAGGTGAACGCGGCGCCATTCAACGACACCGGCCCACCAGCCCCCGCGGGTGCGACCGGCGCGCCTGAAAGTTCACTGTCCCAGCGGTAGAAACCAGCACCCACGCGGTAACGCTCGACGAGCGCCGCCAACTCCTGCATACCCAGTGCACCGGCCACGCGCCGCGCGAATGCACGCGGGTTATCCGCCGAGACAGCAACCCCAGACGACGCGAGCAAATCCACCGCCAGGTCAACGCAGCGGTATGCGCTTGGCTCGTTCCCGGTCAGGTTATGCACCATGTCACGCACACCGGCCACTAGATCGGCCCAACCGTCGAAAGTGAGACCCGTCCCGGCGTAGTCGGCACCGTCCAAGTCCGAGGGCTTAGGCAACGCTGGGTAGTCGTTGGCCGCGTTGTGACGGTATGCGGGCACCGCCTTAAACAGCGTCACACCGTCCGGCAGGTGCCCCATCATGTAGTTAGCGTTCACCACGCGCATGTCAGCGGGCACCAGGGCGTAAACATCACGAGCTAAGCGGTCAATATCGTACGCGGACGGGAACACGCCCACACGCACCATAGCCTGCTTAAACAGGTCAAGGTAGGCGGGATCACTGGCAGAGGTAAAACGTAGTTCTGGCATAGGGAAGTCCTTTAGTCATTGAGGAAGTCGGAATAAGGTCGTAGGCCCTCACCGTTATCAACGTCCAAGCAGCGGGCACGCGCAGCGGTAACCAACTCGTCCGTGAGGATCAACCACCGAGCACCTACGCGGATCGCCGGTAGTTGCCCCTCACGACACAGCCGCCGAATCGTAACCGTGTGCGAACCAACAGCAGCCGCGAAATCCTCGACGCTGGCCAAGTTACCCAAACCCTGTAGTGGCTGAACAGGCATAACACGCTCCTAAACGTAACAGTGACGAAAAACCTACAACCCACACCCTACAGAACGAAAAGAAACAACCCGGAACAACACGAACAACTAAACCCGCCACATTGGAAACGCAACGTTCACACACGCTCCCATACGCGCGCACGCGCAAGCCCGGCGCGAGTTCACCGGGGAAGACGCGCATAGCAGACGGGTGGTAACCGGCAACGGGTGGATGGGAAACTGAGTTTCGAGTCTGATAGTGGTGTAGAACCGGGTGGCGTGATTGGGTTATATCCTGGATGCCCCCGAGGTTCACCCCCTGTGGATAACCTTCAGGGCATTTGACATGCAGCTTCTGAGTTGGTAGCTATCCGGATGTTCGAGATCGTTCAAACCTCAATACAATGTGAGTCACCTAGATCGCGCCCTCACCCGTTAGGAGGTAGAAATCATGTCAACGCCCTTATTTGCCCGTAAAACCACTCATCAGCTCATTGAAGAGCGGGAACAGGTTTTACATGCTATGCATCCTCTTAACCTTGACACGTTGCGGCGCCTCCGTGCTGTCGACGCGATTGGTCAGGACGAGGCAGAGTTACTCGATAGGTACGATTCACTTTCCTGGCTCATTGATGGTTAATTACCTCAGTGGATATTGACGAGTTTGAAAGGCGGGTAGGTGAGTTTGCGAGCGAAATTCGCGAACTGCTAGATGCGTGCTTACCCGGCAATACTCAGTTCAAAAATGCACGTATCTCCTCAGACACCCTTCGTGCATCTTTCGGCGCAACCAAAAAGCTCGATATCCGAAGCTCGGATCGTGCTTCCTTGGTTTGCGGTTATAATCTTTGCGCCAATTCGACCGGTCGACATATAGCTGTAGAAGCAAGCAGTTTCTCACTGGAATACCAAGCCAATAGTCGCCCTGTTCCAGTGGTGAGATTTGAGTATGACCGCAATGCGAACTCTAAGCCGGTATCCCATTTTCACTTTCACTCAGACTCAGTTCCCTTGGGCTTGATGCTCGCTAGAGCAGGTAAGCACGAAGATTCCGCTCAGCAGCAGAATTTGCATTTTCCTATGGGAGGGCACCGGTACCGAGTTTGTCTCGAAGATATTATCGAACTTGTTATTCGAGAGTTCAATGCTGAATCTTTGGCTGGGTGGGAAGCGCGAGTAAAGGAAGGCAGGCGCGATTACCGAAAGCGACAAGCTGAAACAATCATTAGCAAGAACACGCGTCTAGCATCTGAAATTCTCGAAGAGATCGGTTTCAGAGTCTCGCCCCCTGCCGGGTACGAATACCCACCTGCTGACGATTCTTGTGAGTGGTAACTATTTACCTTTCCGCGCTCTGAGGATGGACAAAAACGGGGTTAGACCCTCGAAAACTGGTGAACCTCTGCGGTTCGCTATCTACACGTAACAAACTTCTGCTGGACTGCCCCCAACGGGCCAGTTGCATAATCCTGGAAGGGGAAGCGCCGCGCAGGGCTGTAGGCCCCCGCACGGCGTTAGGATCGAGGGAAAGTATGGAGGGAATCAGGAACCAGAACCGCCTCCGAATTGGGGTGTTTAGGGAATATAGAGGGAATTCCCCGAGCGCTGAAACCGAGAAAAACCGTTTTACCAGCACATACAGGGGGCAATACGGCGAGCCCCGGAGGGCCCACTTTTAACCGTGTTTGTCCACGAAGCGTAGGCGGGGTTTTTCCGAGGGGTGCAGGGTAAACCCCCTTGTGCACCCTGCACTTTTCTTGGTTTTTGGGGGAATGAAACAGTGCCCCGCGACGCGCACCCATCTCAGAAACTGTTCTGCCAACACCCCGGAAGCATAGACGCGCTCGCGTCGCTGCTCGCTGACGCCGGCTTTCATCCCCTGCCCCGGGTTGTCTCCATGCCCGAGCGACGCGAGGTAACGGCGGGATTTCACCTCGATCCTGACCCGAGGCTCGCGGACCTTGCCCGACATCTGAAAGGGAGGTTCCCGCAGCTCGGTTTCTGGCCGCTCGTCGTCGAAGGCCCGATCTCTAGCCCTGATCAGGTGGACGACGTGCCGGATGGTGGAGTTGTCCTCCGGCGCCTCGCCGCGTGCGTGTTCGCCCCCGACATTCTGGAGCAAGGCTGGGATAGCGTCGACAACTATTCGCCCGTTTTGCGCAGGGGACAGGACGACTGGGACTTTTGGTGGGACTAATCCGCTCGCTTGTCGACGCCCCGCTGCCAACAGCCCACCGCCGCAGCTGGTGCGAAGCCGAGCTGCTCGTTAATCGCCAGCATCCACTGGTTTTCTCCGGCGTTCCAGGTGTAAACGCGTTCAACGCCCGGGTGTGCGTCGGCGAGCTGACGCAGATTCGCGGCCTTTACCCGCAAGCCAAGCCGTTTCCCTTGGTGGGCGGGGCGAACCAGGGTGTCTCCCTGAAAGCCAACGTCGGTGCGGCCAGCCTCCGGACACACGATCAGTGTGTGGGCAGCTACCTCCCCGGTAGCTCGCTCAACGGCGATCGTCCATACTATCGACCGGCCCATTGCTCGCTCGACGGCCTCAAATTCTTGAAGACGTGCGATGTCCCAGACCTCCGGCTCCATGTCGATGCCTCCGAGCGGCACGTCCGTGCTCATCGACGCCCGTTGCAGCGCCATCGCTTCCCGCCAGCGCTCCGGTGTCGGGCCGACCCAGGAGACGACGTCGTACTCGGGGCTTTTCGCCGCCACCTCATTCGCCCGTTCAACCACGTCGGCGACGCGCAGCGTGCTCACGAGCTCAACCTGCTCGAGAGCGAACCCGCGCGCTGCAAACCAATCGTTACTCGGGGTGCGGGGAAGTGTCCCCGTTCCCGTTTTCGGCGTCAACCCGGTGTCGGACAGCCGGGTTGGCGGGGTCCAGCACAAAAGCGTGCTGCGATCGTCGTCTGCGTGGTTGCCTATTGCGGCAAGAAGCGCATCCATCACGCCCTCTCCGTGGGCCTCGGGACGCAGGCGGAAGTCGACCGCGATCATGTGACGGTTGTCGGCTAAAGGCAACTCCACGTTCGCAAGACCGAGGCAGCGGTCGTGCTCGTACGCGAGTAGCATCGCGCGCTGCGCTCGCACCTGGTCACCGTAGACCGCCGCCAGCTCCCGCGCGGAGTAGGCGAGGTCGTCGTGGCCGAACTGAGCTGCCTCGTCGGCAGCCCAGACCGCGACGGCGTCGTGGGCCGCGGGCGAGGGGTTATCGGGGGTGCCCAAGTGCGAGTGGGGGATCACGTCCATGCCATCTAGGCTCGCACGCTGGTGAAAGGGCGCGCAACCGGATTCACCGGCCGCGCGCTGCGAGTAGTGTCGAGGATATGGGCCTGATTCGTTTAATCCTCAATATCATTTGGCTGATCACTGCGGGAATCTGGCTGTTTATCGCTTACATCCTCGCCGGGGTGATCGCGTGCATCTTCATCATCACCATCCCGTTCGGGGTGGCGTCGTTCCGCATTGCCAATTACGTCCTCTGGCCGTTTGGCCGCGAGGTCGTGCAAGTGGATGCGGGTGCGGCCAGCACGATCGGCAACGTCGTGTGGTTCGTTGTCGCTGGCCTGTGGCTCGCCCTCGGCCACGTGGCCACCGCGGTGGTGCAGGCTCTGACCATCATCGGCCTCCCGCTGGCCTGGGCGAACCTGAAGCTCATCCCGGTGACCTGCTTCCCGTTTGGCAAGGAGATCGTTAGCTAGCGCCAGAGCTCGAGGCGGATCAGCGTGATATCGCCTTCCTTAACCAGGGCCAGCTCGTCCTCGGCCGCGCGCTGCTGCGGCACGACCCGCTTCTGGATGCGCAGCTGGAACTTCTTCTCCTCGCCGTCGACCTCGACCTCGCCGAGGGAGGTGTAGGTGTTGTGCTCCT
Above is a window of Corynebacterium sanguinis DNA encoding:
- a CDS encoding DNA methyltransferase, whose amino-acid sequence is MRHNLDRFKLHWRTRLDSWTAADQGAIEKKYAQSFWSDFLACFGIPATRMDLFEQDARRGSSGNTGYIDLFWPSVVIGEAKKPGVDLQIAVDQARDYLQGGSVSDTEQPRYIVATDFETFRLLRLGAPEYRFDIAFPLAEVTDHVDELKFLAGYDDTMTREEEEAASIKASKVMANLFTAMAGDDVDENVADAAPTNPEDEDADVQRTSVFLTRLLFLLYGDDAGLWEQDLFYRFVLESTTSENLGSQLDALFDVLNTPEGKRRRVPEAMAAFPYVNGSLFDRAGELRTTTFFSPEMRHALLDACRFRWTDISPAIFGSLFQLVKSKEARRGDGEHYTSEKNILKTLGPLFLDELRAEADRLIAAKTGSAKKQAENLKVFLDQLATHVFIDPACGSGNFLIVAYRELRRIETDLIVAIRQREGLTEDALNITWEQKLSIGQFYGIELNWWPAKIAETAMFLVDHQANRELADAVGMAPERLPITITAHVHHGNALAVDWADFVPEVTGQTYVFGNPPFRGDGREKEQQADLARVWAGKTAALSRLDFVTGWHAKSLDLLANRRGSFAFVTTNSIVQGDQVPRLFGPIFKAGWRIRFAHRTFSWDSEAPGKAAVHCVIVGFDRANEPRPRLWDYPRMKAEPVEVPVERAINAYLVDGPNVLVEKESKPISPVVEKTAYGSKPTDGGHLIVEPHEFDEVTADPIAAKYVHRYVGARELLHGEQRWCLWLDGADPDDIARSPILKQRVEAVRDFRAVSKAASTRDFAQFPSLFRQRAKMHTEYLSIPIHVSELRRYYPVERFGPDVISSNANFQLADPTGVQFGLISSSMFITWQKTVGGRLESRLRFGSTLTWYTFPIPDLDDSSRQRIIAAGEKVLAARELYPGRSLAQHYNPLAMDPALVKAHDALDREVDKAMGAPRKLTTERQRQELLFANYGTLTATE
- a CDS encoding helix-turn-helix domain-containing protein; translation: MPVQPLQGLGNLASVEDFAAAVGSHTVTIRRLCREGQLPAIRVGARWLILTDELVTAARARCLDVDNGEGLRPYSDFLND
- a CDS encoding YccF domain-containing protein produces the protein MGLIRLILNIIWLITAGIWLFIAYILAGVIACIFIITIPFGVASFRIANYVLWPFGREVVQVDAGAASTIGNVVWFVVAGLWLALGHVATAVVQALTIIGLPLAWANLKLIPVTCFPFGKEIVS